A stretch of Lysinibacillus agricola DNA encodes these proteins:
- a CDS encoding aldehyde dehydrogenase family protein has protein sequence MLNLKLFINGKWSDSVNDEKRNIINPANNEVIAEASRASVEETKDAIEAARHAFDSGIWSDMPASERASYLFKIADKLEENASELSTLEMLNTGKPLREAEFDIGDAVNCFRYYGGLITKPNGQTYSVADPVQGLIVREPVGVCGLIAPWNFPLLTGAWKIAPALAAGNTIVFKPSELTPITTIKLFEILEEVGIPAGVANLVTGGGSTVGNELAESDKVDMVSFTGSTTVGRSIMKAASGNIKKIALELGGKSPNIVFADADFDTAVDYALYGIFMNAGQVCNSGSRLLIEESIHDKFVESLISKAKKIRVGRGDDPSTQMGALVGEDHMNTVLNYIQIGIDEGANLVFGGKRITSGGLDRGYFVEPTIFVDTTPDMKIVQEEIFGPVLVVQKFKNEAEAIKLANDTPYGLAAGVFSQDGAKALRVIKKIRAGITSINAYNLAYNEAPWGGYKQSGLGRGLGTFGLDEFSEVKQININLEVSPTNWFEG, from the coding sequence ATGCTAAATTTAAAATTGTTTATTAATGGTAAATGGTCAGATTCAGTGAACGATGAAAAACGTAATATTATCAACCCAGCAAACAACGAAGTGATAGCTGAGGCATCGAGAGCAAGTGTTGAAGAAACGAAGGATGCCATTGAAGCAGCACGTCATGCATTTGATTCAGGTATTTGGTCAGACATGCCGGCTTCTGAAAGAGCATCCTATTTATTCAAAATTGCAGATAAACTTGAGGAGAATGCATCTGAGCTGAGTACACTTGAAATGTTGAATACAGGAAAGCCTCTTAGGGAAGCGGAATTCGATATTGGGGATGCTGTGAATTGCTTCCGATATTATGGCGGCCTCATCACTAAACCAAACGGTCAAACGTATTCCGTTGCCGATCCGGTACAGGGGCTTATTGTTCGTGAACCTGTAGGTGTTTGTGGTCTGATTGCTCCTTGGAATTTCCCATTATTGACAGGAGCGTGGAAAATTGCGCCTGCGCTTGCAGCGGGAAATACGATCGTGTTCAAACCATCTGAATTGACGCCAATTACTACGATCAAGCTCTTCGAAATTCTTGAAGAAGTAGGGATTCCAGCAGGCGTTGCGAATTTGGTAACCGGAGGAGGTTCGACTGTCGGTAATGAATTGGCTGAAAGCGATAAAGTCGATATGGTTTCATTTACTGGCAGTACAACGGTAGGTAGATCAATCATGAAAGCAGCATCAGGAAATATTAAGAAAATCGCACTCGAATTAGGTGGTAAATCGCCAAATATCGTCTTCGCTGACGCAGATTTTGATACAGCGGTCGACTATGCGCTTTATGGGATATTTATGAACGCGGGTCAAGTATGTAATTCAGGATCGCGCTTGCTCATTGAGGAAAGCATCCATGACAAATTCGTTGAAAGCCTGATTAGTAAAGCGAAAAAAATACGTGTCGGTCGCGGTGATGATCCGTCGACTCAAATGGGTGCTCTTGTTGGTGAAGATCATATGAACACAGTGCTAAATTATATTCAAATCGGCATCGATGAAGGTGCGAATTTGGTTTTTGGCGGAAAACGGATTACAAGCGGTGGACTTGATCGTGGTTATTTTGTCGAGCCGACAATATTTGTAGATACAACGCCTGACATGAAAATTGTCCAAGAAGAGATCTTCGGCCCTGTGCTAGTTGTCCAAAAGTTCAAAAATGAAGCAGAGGCTATAAAGCTCGCGAATGATACGCCATACGGTCTTGCAGCTGGGGTGTTCTCTCAAGATGGTGCTAAAGCTTTACGGGTTATTAAAAAAATTAGAGCAGGTATTACATCCATTAATGCATACAATCTTGCTTACAACGAAGCCCCATGGGGAGGATATAAGCAGAGCGGACTTGGTCGTGGATTAGGTACTTTCGGCTTGGATGAATTTTCGGAAGTGAAGCAAATAAATATCAATTTAGAAGTCAGTCCGACCAATTGGTTTGAAGGGTGA
- a CDS encoding iron-containing alcohol dehydrogenase: MVWDFNLPTSIEFGNGTVNNVGKRAKELGSQKALIITDKGLAQTGILKRVTDSLEREGIPFLVYDEITPNPKDVDCVKAYEQFKNENIDLLLGLGGGSSMDTAKAIGVLFTHEGELKDRYGFNLLERDITSLICIPTTSGTGSEVTTGSVITDTITKQKEAILDIKLAPKLAIVDPELTLSLPKSITAATGMDALTHAIEAFTSNIAEPISDALSLYAIEIIAKYLPLAVENGNNLEARQNMLVGSLIAGMAFTHADLGAVHAMAEPLGGLYDTPHGVANSIFLPHVFEYNIPSNLEKHATVALKLGATAEGKTLEEIAQEGVVLLHELASKIGIPQFRDVDNVNPDDFEFLAEGAFNHLCTITNSRKLSKDDYLKLFQKTYEMEMKHSCQ, from the coding sequence ATGGTATGGGATTTTAATTTACCGACTTCTATTGAATTTGGTAACGGGACAGTTAACAATGTCGGGAAAAGAGCGAAAGAGTTGGGTAGTCAAAAAGCGCTAATCATTACTGATAAAGGGCTTGCACAAACAGGAATTTTGAAAAGGGTAACAGATTCATTGGAACGGGAAGGGATTCCTTTTCTTGTTTATGATGAAATTACACCGAATCCGAAAGACGTTGATTGCGTAAAAGCCTATGAACAATTTAAAAATGAAAATATCGATTTATTGCTAGGTCTTGGTGGTGGAAGTTCAATGGATACTGCTAAAGCGATCGGGGTACTTTTTACACATGAAGGGGAGCTTAAAGATCGCTATGGTTTCAATCTGTTGGAGCGCGATATAACATCTCTTATTTGTATCCCAACCACATCGGGTACTGGTAGTGAGGTGACGACAGGGTCTGTTATCACAGATACGATCACTAAACAGAAAGAAGCTATACTTGATATAAAATTAGCTCCGAAATTGGCGATTGTGGACCCTGAATTGACACTGTCTTTACCTAAATCAATTACCGCTGCTACTGGAATGGATGCATTGACGCACGCAATCGAAGCTTTTACGAGCAATATTGCTGAACCGATTTCTGATGCACTCAGTCTTTATGCTATCGAAATAATTGCTAAGTATCTTCCACTCGCTGTAGAAAACGGTAACAATTTAGAAGCAAGACAAAACATGCTTGTAGGAAGCTTGATTGCAGGTATGGCGTTTACGCACGCTGACCTGGGTGCGGTGCATGCGATGGCAGAACCGCTTGGAGGGCTGTATGACACACCACATGGAGTGGCAAATTCCATTTTCCTTCCTCATGTATTTGAATATAACATTCCGTCCAACCTGGAAAAACATGCGACAGTTGCGTTGAAACTTGGAGCAACCGCGGAAGGGAAGACCTTGGAGGAAATTGCCCAAGAAGGTGTTGTATTGTTGCATGAACTTGCAAGTAAAATTGGCATTCCGCAATTTCGGGATGTAGATAATGTTAACCCTGATGATTTCGAATTTCTTGCTGAGGGAGCATTTAATCATTTGTGCACAATTACAAATTCTCGTAAATTATCGAAAGATGACTACTTGAAATTGTTCCAAAAAACTTATGAGATGGAAATGAAACATTCATGTCAATAA
- the speB gene encoding agmatinase, producing MVNYDEKQFLNLPFTGICTFGKYPICSDLDQLDADVAVIGVPNDMGTQWKSGARMGPRGIREGSTLYSFGLEGAYDIENDIMYLGPDWKVVDCGDVDMVHGDLMQCHENTEETIRKIVSKGAMPVVLGGDHSITAAVGKGLKEIGPFHVIQIDAHLDWADHRSGMRYGHGSCIRRLSEMDHVQKIFQLGIRGISSSKKEDVDAARDYGSVILSPRQMRKMGIEEVLEQIPAGERYYVTIDIDGLDPSIAPGTGTPSPGGLLYDEVNELLEGIAKRGEVIGFDLVEVAPPYDPTGITGQVAARIMLDLLSYVLKEKENKKASINEKSTKNKTVVELK from the coding sequence ATGGTTAATTACGATGAGAAACAATTTTTGAATTTGCCATTTACAGGGATATGTACGTTTGGGAAATATCCGATTTGCTCCGATTTGGACCAGCTAGATGCCGATGTAGCGGTCATTGGGGTGCCGAATGATATGGGTACCCAATGGAAATCGGGTGCAAGAATGGGACCGCGGGGAATCAGGGAAGGATCGACGCTATACAGCTTCGGATTAGAAGGTGCTTATGACATTGAAAATGATATCATGTATCTCGGGCCAGATTGGAAAGTAGTGGATTGTGGCGATGTCGATATGGTTCATGGAGATCTAATGCAATGTCACGAAAATACAGAAGAAACAATCCGTAAAATTGTCTCAAAAGGGGCTATGCCAGTAGTTCTAGGAGGAGACCACTCTATCACGGCTGCGGTAGGAAAAGGACTAAAAGAAATAGGTCCATTTCATGTCATTCAAATTGATGCTCATCTGGATTGGGCGGATCACCGCTCAGGAATGCGATATGGCCATGGAAGCTGCATCCGCCGTTTATCAGAGATGGATCATGTACAGAAAATATTCCAATTAGGAATTCGTGGAATTAGCAGCAGTAAAAAAGAGGATGTTGATGCTGCAAGAGACTACGGTAGCGTGATTCTATCTCCACGCCAAATGAGAAAAATGGGGATTGAAGAAGTGCTGGAACAAATACCAGCAGGAGAAAGATATTATGTGACAATTGATATCGATGGATTGGATCCATCAATCGCTCCTGGCACGGGTACACCTTCTCCGGGCGGCCTTCTTTACGATGAAGTAAACGAATTGTTGGAAGGGATTGCAAAAAGGGGAGAAGTGATTGGATTTGATTTAGTCGAAGTGGCACCTCCTTATGATCCTACTGGCATAACAGGGCAAGTAGCGGCTCGCATCATGCTGGATTTGCTCAGCTATGTCTTAAAAGAGAAAGAGAATAAGAAGGCGAGTATAAATGAAAAAAGTACGAAGAATAAGACGGTTGTTGAACTGAAATAA
- a CDS encoding MerR family transcriptional regulator: MKEKLTIGEMAKLRGLTSETLRHYDRIDLFKPQYIDPHSGYRYYSIFQYEILGTIKELRQLRMTTDEIKEYLNERNFSKSLDIMKIKHAELVSNLKELNEMEENIRGKIAYLEQVERESELQKVIFREMKSRRLLTLHEKINNNFELCYGVLNLENMLTEKTPILATNRLGIIIEETNLKLGRFEEPSTIFIVAKNKEDIPNTYQLTIPGGLFACIRYNGELLSSRSESLRKILHYLNKNSYQITGDALQIMHLDITITDKPNEITFEIQVPVRKL; the protein is encoded by the coding sequence TTGAAAGAAAAACTGACTATCGGAGAAATGGCAAAGCTGCGAGGATTGACTTCGGAGACATTACGCCACTATGACCGGATCGACTTGTTCAAGCCACAATATATCGACCCTCATTCAGGATATCGATACTACTCCATTTTTCAGTATGAAATTCTGGGTACCATTAAAGAACTAAGGCAACTTAGGATGACTACAGATGAGATCAAGGAATATCTTAATGAACGCAATTTCAGTAAATCGTTAGATATCATGAAAATCAAACACGCAGAACTTGTTTCAAATCTGAAAGAATTGAACGAGATGGAAGAAAACATCAGGGGGAAGATTGCCTATTTGGAACAAGTGGAAAGAGAAAGTGAACTTCAGAAAGTCATATTCCGTGAAATGAAAAGTAGGCGATTACTTACCTTGCATGAGAAAATCAATAATAACTTCGAACTTTGTTATGGTGTATTGAATTTAGAAAATATGCTTACGGAGAAGACACCGATTCTTGCTACCAACAGACTTGGCATTATTATCGAAGAAACGAATCTAAAATTGGGACGTTTTGAGGAACCTTCCACTATTTTTATTGTGGCAAAAAACAAGGAAGATATTCCAAATACATATCAATTAACGATTCCAGGGGGATTATTTGCATGTATCCGTTACAATGGAGAATTATTGTCGAGTCGTAGTGAAAGTTTAAGAAAAATACTTCATTATCTTAACAAAAACAGCTATCAGATCACTGGTGATGCATTGCAAATCATGCATCTAGATATTACGATTACGGATAAACCGAATGAGATCACCTTTGAAATCCAAGTTCCCGTTCGAAAACTATGA
- a CDS encoding squalene/phytoene synthase family protein produces the protein MKDQKKLYKEAMQVLKETSRTFYIPITFLKNDLKLSVAAAYLAMRAIDEIEDHEELSNDVKFDLLTAISELLKDTFNVEAYEVLLAPYANQLPEVSLRLADWLTFCPEGSRKIVQASTSEMAFGMAKWAKANWQVHTREDLDDYTYYVAGLVGTMLSELWAWGADIQTDRDLAIGYGRGLQAVNILRNQHEDMDERGVSFVPDDWTREDLFAYAEENLAKADLYMKDINKRTVLLFCRLPLALAHKTLKAMQDGREKMTRAEVEQTVEEVQGD, from the coding sequence GTGAAAGATCAAAAAAAACTTTATAAAGAAGCGATGCAAGTTTTAAAAGAAACGAGCCGCACTTTTTATATACCGATTACTTTTTTAAAAAATGATTTAAAATTGTCAGTAGCTGCTGCATATTTAGCTATGCGTGCTATAGATGAAATTGAGGACCATGAAGAACTTTCCAATGATGTAAAATTCGATTTACTAACTGCAATAAGCGAATTATTAAAGGATACATTTAATGTCGAGGCTTATGAAGTATTATTAGCACCGTATGCAAATCAGCTACCTGAAGTATCTCTTCGTTTAGCGGATTGGTTAACATTTTGTCCTGAAGGCTCACGTAAAATTGTCCAAGCTTCAACGAGTGAAATGGCATTTGGCATGGCAAAATGGGCAAAGGCAAACTGGCAAGTGCATACGCGAGAGGATTTAGATGATTATACATACTACGTTGCTGGGCTTGTTGGGACAATGCTGTCTGAGCTTTGGGCGTGGGGTGCAGACATTCAAACAGATCGCGATTTAGCAATTGGCTATGGACGCGGGTTACAAGCTGTGAATATTTTACGTAATCAGCATGAGGATATGGATGAGCGCGGAGTAAGTTTCGTTCCTGATGACTGGACACGCGAGGATTTATTTGCATACGCAGAGGAAAACCTTGCGAAAGCTGATCTTTATATGAAAGATATTAATAAACGAACGGTATTATTATTCTGTCGATTACCACTTGCATTAGCCCATAAAACATTGAAGGCGATGCAAGATGGTCGTGAAAAAATGACACGAGCAGAGGTTGAGCAAACTGTCGAAGAGGTACAAGGTGACTAG
- a CDS encoding SDR family NAD(P)-dependent oxidoreductase → MGRLDNKIAIITGGASGMGAAMAKLFAKEGATVIAADINEENLTKISELENVEGMKLDVSSDDNWAEVTKAIVEKYGCIDILINNAGISTEKGPDQTSQADWTIMHNINAFGPFLGIKHASKYMKEAGKGSIVNTSSYTAIIGAGLNAYTASKGSLRAIARAAAAELGAFNVRVNTVFPGVIETPMTAKLSEAKEAMDMLVRATPMGRLGQPEEVANAILFLASDEASYITGSELVIDGGYSAR, encoded by the coding sequence ATGGGACGCTTAGATAACAAGATTGCAATTATTACAGGTGGTGCATCAGGGATGGGCGCAGCGATGGCAAAATTGTTTGCGAAAGAAGGTGCTACAGTAATTGCCGCTGATATTAACGAAGAAAACCTAACAAAAATTTCTGAGCTAGAAAACGTTGAGGGAATGAAATTAGATGTTTCTTCGGATGACAACTGGGCAGAAGTAACGAAAGCGATCGTTGAAAAGTATGGCTGTATTGATATTTTAATTAATAATGCTGGCATTTCGACTGAAAAGGGTCCGGATCAAACTTCACAAGCCGATTGGACAATTATGCATAATATCAATGCTTTCGGTCCATTCTTAGGCATTAAACATGCTTCAAAATATATGAAAGAAGCTGGAAAAGGTTCAATTGTTAATACATCTTCATATACAGCAATCATTGGCGCGGGCTTAAATGCCTATACAGCATCTAAAGGATCTTTGCGTGCAATCGCTCGAGCAGCAGCTGCTGAATTAGGTGCTTTCAATGTACGTGTAAACACCGTCTTCCCTGGTGTGATTGAAACACCAATGACAGCAAAATTGTCCGAAGCAAAAGAAGCAATGGATATGCTTGTACGAGCTACACCTATGGGCAGACTTGGACAACCAGAAGAAGTTGCAAACGCTATTTTGTTCTTAGCATCAGATGAGGCTTCTTATATTACTGGTAGCGAACTAGTGATTGATGGTGGTTATTCAGCTCGCTAA
- the coaW gene encoding type II pantothenate kinase, translating into MPKAIGIDAGGTLTKVAYLDEQNELVLITFPSNDLLAVKNWIFNHPDIEDIGVTGGRTEQLLDVIKAMKSIHYIVEFEATLKGVRFLLHKEGYSFERSMITNIGTGTSIHYMEDNTHIRVGGTGVGGGTLIGLSALTTGITDYNEIRELASKGNREDIDLLVKDIYQGMDTPIDGHLTASNFGKVGITEFVKHPTEDIIATVQGLVGEVITTLSIQYAEEKNTQHIVYIGSTLSNNDHLAHVIANYTRTKKHTPVFINDHGFSGAVGALLNITEYTIV; encoded by the coding sequence ATGCCAAAGGCTATAGGTATTGATGCAGGAGGCACATTGACAAAAGTTGCTTATTTAGATGAGCAAAATGAGCTTGTTTTAATAACTTTCCCGTCAAATGATTTGCTTGCTGTGAAAAACTGGATTTTTAATCATCCAGATATTGAGGATATTGGTGTTACGGGGGGGCGTACAGAACAATTACTTGATGTCATTAAAGCAATGAAATCGATTCATTATATAGTAGAGTTTGAAGCTACATTGAAGGGCGTTCGATTTTTGTTGCATAAAGAAGGGTACTCCTTTGAACGTAGTATGATTACGAATATTGGTACTGGTACTTCGATTCATTATATGGAAGATAATACGCATATTCGTGTTGGTGGGACAGGCGTTGGCGGTGGAACATTGATTGGATTGTCAGCGCTTACAACTGGAATCACGGATTATAATGAAATACGAGAACTGGCTTCTAAGGGTAATCGAGAGGATATTGATTTACTTGTAAAGGATATTTATCAAGGGATGGACACACCTATTGATGGGCATTTGACAGCTAGTAATTTTGGGAAAGTTGGTATTACAGAGTTTGTCAAACATCCAACTGAAGATATTATTGCAACTGTACAAGGGCTTGTCGGTGAGGTTATTACTACACTTAGTATTCAATATGCTGAGGAGAAAAATACCCAGCATATCGTTTATATCGGTTCAACTTTAAGTAATAACGATCATCTTGCACATGTTATTGCCAATTACACACGTACGAAAAAGCATACACCTGTCTTTATAAATGACCACGGTTTTTCAGGTGCAGTCGGTGCTTTATTAAATATAACTGAATATACGATTGTCTAA
- a CDS encoding DUF3889 domain-containing protein translates to MRRFCVILGIFLVFLAVLLHLPTTNAYAQQEIPAHAKWGKVAIKEAQAKYPQAKILDYLHEGSEVNEDSTIEKFKLWLKQSDKEFGVHVRIKYVTHTNKVLHIELQETTTS, encoded by the coding sequence TTGCGAAGATTTTGTGTAATACTAGGAATTTTTCTTGTATTCCTTGCTGTGCTGTTACACTTACCAACAACAAATGCTTATGCTCAACAAGAAATACCAGCTCATGCGAAATGGGGAAAGGTAGCAATTAAAGAGGCACAGGCAAAATATCCTCAAGCTAAAATTCTAGATTATTTGCATGAGGGAAGTGAAGTTAATGAAGATTCAACTATTGAAAAATTTAAGCTTTGGCTAAAACAAAGTGACAAGGAATTCGGTGTACATGTAAGAATCAAATATGTAACGCATACGAACAAAGTGTTACATATTGAATTACAAGAAACAACCACTTCGTAA
- a CDS encoding TetR/AcrR family transcriptional regulator: protein MTTHKKQDPRAIRSKRVFKEAVVDILIENPDISKLTVQKIAQRAELNRATFYLHFIDINDLLKQVVYDIFDDLLSKMSPTLQIDNLNNQEQLITFLDYFYKHRKILAVLFEHPGFIKKMHMTLKDLIVIQRKSEGADSTLSMDILASSILGILMWWLRNGVHFSSEYIANQILELYR, encoded by the coding sequence TTGACCACACACAAAAAGCAAGACCCACGAGCTATTCGCTCTAAACGGGTATTTAAAGAAGCTGTCGTAGATATATTAATCGAAAACCCAGATATTTCGAAACTTACAGTACAAAAAATAGCCCAGCGTGCAGAGCTAAATCGAGCAACTTTTTATTTACATTTTATAGATATTAATGATTTATTAAAGCAAGTAGTTTACGATATTTTCGACGACTTGTTGTCGAAAATGTCTCCCACTTTACAAATTGATAATTTAAATAATCAAGAGCAATTAATTACGTTTTTAGATTACTTTTATAAGCATAGAAAAATTTTAGCTGTGCTATTTGAGCACCCTGGCTTCATTAAAAAAATGCATATGACATTAAAGGACTTGATTGTCATACAACGTAAAAGTGAAGGCGCTGATAGTACTCTATCAATGGATATTCTCGCCTCTTCAATACTTGGGATACTCATGTGGTGGCTCAGAAATGGGGTTCATTTCAGCTCCGAATATATAGCAAATCAAATTCTTGAATTATATCGATAA
- a CDS encoding DHA2 family efflux MFS transporter permease subunit — MSETINKKVLLTVLILGCFLSTLNQTLLNVALSNLMDVFSVSATTVQWLSTGFMLVNGVLVPITAYLMKRFSTRQLFISSMLFLLMGSILCAVAPNFTTLLIGRMIQAIGAGIIMPLLMSIVMFIFPPEKRGSMMGLIGLAMIFAPAIAPTLAGFVIDYYSWRWLFIGIIPFVVIVILMAMKYLINVSETAKTKLDVISVILSTIGFGLILYGFSNAGSHGWDDKVVIVSILVGIMTTAIFCLRQVKSSDPLLNLSVFKNKLFTLTSIINILVTMMMYADMILLPMYLQNGRGFTALDAGLLLLPGALVNAFMSPVTGKMYDRFGAKPLFIIGLVFVIPSMWAVTDLTETTTYSFLMIRTIFLRIGLSFITMPLNTAGLNALPKTLVTHGTAVNNTLRQIAGAIGSAVVITIFTSQTTNHAKTLLAETPNAPAEGIRTLASILGSSDAYYFMTILAIIAFVLTLFVPSKNKFKQQS, encoded by the coding sequence ATGTCGGAAACAATAAATAAAAAAGTACTATTAACAGTATTAATTTTAGGGTGTTTTTTATCTACACTAAATCAAACACTGTTAAACGTTGCATTAAGTAATTTAATGGACGTATTTTCCGTTTCTGCTACAACCGTTCAGTGGTTATCTACTGGCTTTATGTTGGTAAACGGGGTGCTAGTCCCTATTACAGCATACTTAATGAAACGTTTTTCTACGCGCCAATTATTTATAAGTTCAATGTTGTTTTTATTAATGGGCTCTATCTTATGTGCAGTAGCACCAAACTTCACGACCTTATTAATAGGTCGTATGATTCAAGCCATTGGAGCAGGTATTATTATGCCATTGCTAATGAGCATAGTGATGTTTATTTTTCCTCCAGAAAAAAGAGGCAGCATGATGGGGTTAATTGGATTAGCTATGATTTTCGCTCCAGCCATTGCACCAACATTAGCAGGTTTTGTAATAGATTATTATTCATGGCGTTGGTTATTCATTGGAATAATTCCATTTGTCGTGATCGTTATATTAATGGCTATGAAATATTTAATTAATGTTTCAGAAACAGCAAAAACGAAGTTAGATGTAATCAGTGTTATTTTATCAACTATTGGCTTTGGTCTTATTTTGTATGGTTTTAGTAATGCAGGAAGCCATGGTTGGGATGATAAAGTAGTAATAGTTTCTATACTCGTGGGGATAATGACTACGGCAATATTCTGTCTTCGACAAGTTAAATCTTCTGATCCACTTCTTAACTTATCCGTTTTTAAAAATAAATTATTTACTCTAACGTCCATCATCAACATTCTTGTTACAATGATGATGTATGCGGATATGATTTTATTACCAATGTATTTGCAAAATGGAAGAGGGTTTACTGCTTTAGACGCTGGTTTATTATTATTACCGGGTGCACTTGTAAATGCCTTTATGTCTCCAGTGACAGGAAAAATGTATGACCGCTTTGGTGCAAAGCCGTTATTTATTATCGGTTTGGTTTTTGTCATTCCTTCAATGTGGGCTGTAACAGATTTAACAGAAACAACAACCTATAGCTTTTTAATGATACGGACCATTTTTCTACGTATAGGGTTGAGTTTTATTACAATGCCATTGAACACAGCTGGTTTGAATGCCTTACCTAAGACACTTGTAACACATGGTACAGCAGTGAATAATACATTACGCCAAATTGCAGGTGCAATTGGATCTGCAGTCGTTATTACAATTTTCACATCACAAACGACAAACCATGCGAAAACATTGCTAGCAGAAACACCAAATGCTCCGGCTGAAGGTATTCGAACACTTGCTTCAATCTTAGGTTCAAGTGATGCCTATTATTTCATGACAATCTTAGCTATAATTGCATTTGTTTTAACTCTATTTGTTCCTTCTAAAAATAAGTTTAAACAACAATCATAA
- a CDS encoding DJ-1/PfpI family protein: MGKKVLILAGDAVEALEIFYPYYRCLEAGYDVTIAAPSAKKLQTVLHDFVDGVDTYIERTAYGLEAHSSFADVDPAQFDGLIIPGGRAPEYIRLNEHVPSLVSHFFETNKPIAAVCHAAQIFATIPEVLKGRELTAYIACKPEVQVAGATYIDANLHTDGNLVSGHAWPDLPGLMREFIQKLES, encoded by the coding sequence ATGGGAAAAAAGGTATTAATACTTGCAGGAGACGCAGTTGAGGCTTTAGAAATTTTTTATCCTTATTATCGTTGTCTAGAGGCTGGCTATGATGTGACGATTGCAGCACCATCAGCAAAGAAATTACAAACTGTATTGCACGATTTTGTCGATGGAGTCGATACGTACATCGAGCGTACAGCATATGGCTTAGAAGCACACTCTTCCTTCGCAGATGTAGATCCAGCACAATTTGACGGACTTATTATTCCTGGTGGGCGAGCGCCAGAATATATTCGTTTAAATGAACATGTTCCATCACTAGTAAGCCATTTCTTTGAAACAAATAAACCAATTGCTGCTGTATGTCACGCAGCTCAAATTTTCGCGACCATTCCTGAGGTACTTAAAGGACGTGAGCTAACAGCCTATATTGCCTGCAAGCCGGAAGTTCAAGTAGCAGGAGCAACGTATATCGATGCTAATCTTCATACAGACGGCAATTTAGTTAGTGGTCATGCATGGCCGGACTTACCTGGATTAATGCGCGAATTTATTCAGAAGCTAGAAAGCTAA
- a CDS encoding MarR family winged helix-turn-helix transcriptional regulator translates to MNPIFHALFQKSRYLTNCLNEVLKQHNLYSSQWAILYCLHKHGPMTLTQIWKYLNVEAPSVTRAITRLETLGWVERIDGEDKRKKIVTLSPYAEERLPAITETILAFEEEMVGSLTVEEQQQFIILLEKMKG, encoded by the coding sequence ATGAATCCTATATTTCATGCTTTATTCCAAAAAAGTCGTTATTTAACGAATTGTTTAAATGAAGTACTGAAACAGCATAATTTGTATAGCTCACAATGGGCTATTTTATATTGCTTACATAAGCACGGGCCAATGACATTAACACAAATCTGGAAGTATTTAAATGTTGAGGCACCAAGTGTAACAAGAGCAATTACGCGACTCGAAACTTTAGGATGGGTGGAAAGAATAGATGGTGAAGATAAACGGAAAAAAATTGTTACCTTATCACCATATGCAGAGGAACGATTACCTGCTATTACTGAAACTATTTTAGCTTTTGAGGAAGAAATGGTAGGATCACTTACTGTTGAAGAGCAACAGCAATTTATAATTTTATTGGAAAAAATGAAAGGTTGA